One genomic window of Microbaculum marinisediminis includes the following:
- the glpD gene encoding glycerol-3-phosphate dehydrogenase, with amino-acid sequence MAASDFTSDLDYDVFVIGGGINGAGVARDAAGRGFSVGLAEKDDLASGTSSGSTKLIHGGLRYLEFYEFRLVREALVEREVLWLNAPHIIWPLRFVLPHQAGLRPAWMLRLGLYLYDYIGGRRCLPPARTIDLRTDPAGKPLKPGFSKAFEYSDCWVQDARLVALNARDAAARGADIMTRTECTGLQREDGGWRITLKDRRTGATRQVTARLVVNAAGPWVDAVLTRVAGLNRVHNIRLVQGSHIVVPRLFDHDRCYIFQNADGRVMFAIPYENDFTLIGTTDRDFDGDLDHVAIAGDEVAYLCAAASEYFANPVTPDQVVWTYSAVRPLYDDGASKAQEATRDYVLKIDGDAETGALVNVFGGKITTYRRLAEAVMADIEGILGTRGPAWTSSAALPGGDFRAMTFDRLVDDIGARHPALPRPLIHRLVRNYGTEARRILADAKSLDALGTCFGADLYEAEVRFLIDREWARTADDVLWRRSKLGLRLSADEAARLQSWMARVQSEAGQPMTGAKP; translated from the coding sequence ATGGCGGCTTCCGACTTCACCTCCGATCTCGACTACGACGTCTTCGTCATCGGCGGCGGCATCAACGGCGCCGGCGTGGCCCGCGACGCCGCCGGCCGCGGCTTCTCCGTGGGGCTCGCCGAAAAGGACGATCTGGCCAGCGGCACCTCGTCCGGCTCGACCAAGCTGATCCACGGCGGCCTGCGCTATCTCGAGTTCTACGAGTTCCGCCTCGTCCGCGAGGCGCTGGTGGAACGCGAGGTCCTGTGGCTGAACGCCCCGCACATCATCTGGCCGCTGCGCTTCGTGCTGCCGCATCAGGCCGGCCTGCGGCCCGCCTGGATGCTGCGCCTCGGCCTGTACCTCTACGATTACATCGGCGGCCGCAGGTGCCTGCCGCCGGCGCGCACCATCGACCTGCGCACGGATCCGGCCGGCAAGCCGCTCAAGCCCGGCTTCTCGAAGGCCTTCGAATACTCCGACTGCTGGGTGCAGGATGCCCGCCTCGTCGCCCTCAACGCCCGCGACGCGGCCGCGCGCGGCGCCGACATCATGACCCGCACCGAATGCACCGGGCTGCAGCGCGAGGACGGCGGCTGGCGCATCACCCTCAAGGACCGCCGAACCGGCGCGACCCGCCAGGTCACCGCCCGCCTCGTCGTCAACGCCGCCGGCCCCTGGGTCGACGCGGTGCTGACCCGGGTCGCGGGCCTGAACCGGGTGCACAACATCCGCCTCGTCCAGGGCAGCCATATCGTCGTGCCGCGCCTGTTCGACCATGACCGCTGCTACATCTTCCAGAACGCCGACGGCCGGGTGATGTTCGCCATCCCCTACGAGAACGACTTCACGCTGATCGGCACCACCGACCGCGACTTCGACGGCGATCTAGACCACGTGGCGATCGCCGGCGACGAGGTCGCCTATCTGTGCGCGGCCGCCAGCGAGTACTTCGCCAACCCGGTGACGCCCGACCAGGTGGTGTGGACCTATTCCGCCGTCCGCCCGCTCTATGACGACGGCGCCTCGAAGGCCCAGGAGGCGACGCGCGACTACGTATTGAAGATTGATGGCGACGCCGAGACCGGCGCGCTCGTCAACGTCTTCGGCGGCAAGATCACCACCTATCGCCGTCTCGCCGAGGCCGTCATGGCCGATATCGAGGGAATCCTGGGCACGCGCGGGCCCGCCTGGACATCGTCGGCCGCCCTGCCTGGGGGTGATTTCCGGGCGATGACCTTCGACCGGCTGGTCGACGATATCGGCGCCCGTCATCCTGCCCTGCCGCGGCCGCTGATCCATCGCCTCGTCCGCAACTACGGCACCGAGGCCCGGCGCATTCTCGCCGACGCCAAGTCGCTCGACGCGCTCGGCACCTGTTTCGGCGCCGATCTGTACGAGGCCGAGGTCCGGTTCCTGATCGACCGGGAATGGGCGCGCACCGCCGACGACGTTCTGTGGCGGCGCTCCAAGCTCGGCCTGCGCCTGAGCGCCGACGAGGCGGCCCGCCTGCAATCCTGGATGGCGCGGGTGCAATCGGAAGCCGGACAGCCTATGACAGGGGCCAAGCCGTGA
- a CDS encoding DeoR/GlpR family DNA-binding transcription regulator — MQPLTPRQADILGRARQVGRVEVEGLSLQFDVTPQTIRKDLNELCERRLLQRIHGGAIYPSGASNYAYDSRRMLAAEEKRRIGIRAASLIPDNVSIMLNIGTTTEQVARALRLREGIMAITNNINVAHILREAPSGEVVIAGGLVRKSDGGIVGEATVDFIRQFKVDYAVIGASAIDLDGTILDYDYREVRVAREIVRHARQTILVADAMKFERNAPVRIAHLSDIDVLVTDQAPPEPIAEICREAQVRIEVAGVDTVEDTGEAA, encoded by the coding sequence ATGCAGCCACTTACGCCGCGTCAGGCCGACATCCTGGGCCGCGCACGGCAGGTCGGGCGCGTCGAGGTCGAGGGGCTTTCGCTTCAGTTCGACGTCACCCCGCAAACCATCCGCAAGGATCTGAACGAGCTGTGCGAGCGCCGGCTCCTGCAGCGGATCCACGGCGGCGCCATCTATCCGTCGGGCGCGTCGAACTACGCTTATGACTCGCGCCGCATGCTGGCCGCCGAGGAGAAACGGCGCATCGGCATACGCGCCGCATCGCTCATTCCCGACAACGTCTCGATCATGCTCAACATCGGCACCACGACGGAGCAGGTCGCCCGCGCACTGCGCCTTCGCGAAGGCATCATGGCGATCACCAACAACATCAACGTCGCCCATATCCTGCGCGAGGCGCCGTCCGGCGAGGTGGTCATCGCCGGCGGCCTGGTGCGCAAGTCCGACGGCGGCATCGTCGGCGAGGCCACCGTCGACTTCATCCGGCAGTTCAAGGTCGACTACGCGGTGATCGGCGCCTCGGCGATCGATCTCGACGGCACCATACTCGACTACGACTACCGCGAGGTGCGGGTCGCCCGCGAGATCGTCCGGCACGCCCGCCAGACCATTCTCGTCGCCGACGCCATGAAGTTCGAGCGCAACGCGCCGGTCAGGATCGCCCATCTCTCCGACATCGACGTGCTGGTAACCGACCAGGCGCCGCCCGAGCCGATCGCCGAGATCTGCCGCGAGGCGCAGGTCCGCATCGAGGTCGCCGGGGTCGACACCGTGGAAGACACCGGCGAGGCGGCCTGA
- the glpK gene encoding glycerol kinase GlpK, whose amino-acid sequence MSANVLAIDQGTTSSRAIVFDGDYRNIAVAQEEFAQHFPASGWVEHEPEDIWDTTLRTAKAVVAEVGGPGAIAALGITNQRETTVIWDRRTGKAIHRAIVWQDRRTADRCARLKADGLEPTVAARTGLLLDPYFSGTKIGWILDHVDGARAAAEAGHLAFGTIDSFLLWRLTGGTVHATDATNASRTLLFDIHKGDWDDELLAALDVPRVLLPEVRDSSADFGETVPNLFGGAIAIRGIAGDQQAATVGQACFTPGMVKSTYGTGCFAVLNTGPEAVASQNRLLTTIAYRLDGRTTYALEGSIFIAGAAVQWLRDGLGVIAHADQSGEFAAEADPSHDVVLVPAFTGLGAPHWDADARGALYGITRATGPRELAHAALESVCFQTLDLIEAMHRDLPGHDADTVLRVDGGMVASDWTMQRLADILDAPVDRPVVLETTALGAAWLAGRGAGVWPDMEGFSASWRRDRRFEPAMDPDVRAARIARWNDAVRRTLSR is encoded by the coding sequence ATGAGCGCAAACGTTCTGGCGATCGATCAGGGCACCACGTCGTCGCGCGCCATCGTGTTCGACGGCGACTATCGCAACATCGCCGTCGCGCAGGAGGAATTCGCCCAGCACTTCCCCGCTTCCGGCTGGGTCGAGCACGAGCCCGAGGACATCTGGGACACGACCTTGCGCACCGCGAAGGCCGTTGTCGCCGAGGTCGGGGGGCCCGGCGCCATCGCTGCGCTCGGCATCACCAACCAGCGCGAGACCACCGTGATCTGGGACCGGCGCACCGGCAAGGCGATCCACCGCGCCATCGTCTGGCAGGACCGGCGCACCGCCGACCGGTGCGCGCGGCTGAAGGCCGACGGCCTCGAGCCGACGGTCGCGGCCAGGACCGGCCTACTGCTCGATCCCTATTTCTCCGGCACCAAGATCGGCTGGATCCTCGATCACGTCGACGGCGCGCGCGCCGCCGCCGAGGCCGGCCATCTCGCCTTCGGCACCATCGACAGCTTCCTGCTGTGGCGGCTGACCGGCGGCACGGTGCACGCGACCGACGCCACCAACGCGTCGCGCACGCTGCTGTTCGACATCCACAAGGGCGACTGGGACGATGAGCTGCTGGCCGCCCTCGACGTTCCGCGCGTGCTCCTGCCGGAGGTTCGCGATTCCTCCGCCGATTTCGGCGAGACCGTGCCGAACCTGTTCGGCGGGGCGATCGCGATTCGCGGCATCGCCGGCGACCAGCAGGCGGCGACCGTCGGCCAGGCCTGCTTCACCCCGGGCATGGTCAAGTCCACCTACGGCACCGGCTGCTTCGCCGTGCTCAACACCGGACCGGAGGCGGTCGCCTCGCAGAACCGGCTGCTGACCACCATCGCCTACCGGCTCGACGGCCGGACCACCTACGCGCTGGAAGGCTCGATCTTCATCGCCGGCGCCGCCGTCCAGTGGCTGCGCGACGGGCTCGGCGTCATCGCCCATGCCGACCAGTCCGGCGAATTCGCCGCCGAGGCCGATCCCAGCCACGACGTCGTGCTGGTGCCGGCCTTCACAGGGCTCGGCGCACCGCACTGGGACGCGGATGCGCGCGGTGCCCTCTACGGGATCACCAGGGCGACCGGGCCGCGCGAGCTTGCCCATGCCGCGCTCGAATCGGTCTGCTTCCAGACCCTCGACCTGATCGAGGCGATGCATCGCGATCTGCCCGGCCACGACGCCGACACCGTGCTGCGCGTCGACGGCGGCATGGTCGCGAGCGACTGGACCATGCAGCGCCTCGCCGACATCCTCGACGCGCCGGTCGATCGGCCCGTGGTGCTCGAGACGACGGCGCTGGGCGCGGCCTGGCTCGCCGGCCGGGGCGCCGGCGTGTGGCCGGACATGGAGGGGTTTTCCGCGTCCTGGCGCCGCGACCGGCGCTTCGAGCCGGCGATGGACCCGGATGTGCGCGCGGCGCGGATCGCCCGATGGAACGACGCGGTGCGCCGCACCCTCAGCCGTTGA
- a CDS encoding ABC transporter substrate-binding protein, with the protein MKREMMAAVAATALLALSGPAFAGMAEAEKWIDSEFQPSVLSKEEQMKEMEWFIKAAEPFQGMEINVLSETIPTHTYESETLTKAFEEITGIKVNHQLLGEGEVVQAVQTQMQTNRNLYDAYINDSDLIGTHSRLQSAVNLSDWMNGEAQDVTNPMLDIEDFIGISFTTGPDGKVWQLPDQQFANLYWFRKDWFDRPDIKEKFKAKYGYDLGVPVNWSAYEDIAEFFTNDIKEIDGVRVYGHMDYGKRAPDLGWRMTDAWLSMAGSTSPGLPNGRPIDEWGIRMEEGSCNPSGASVARGGGTNAPGSVYAIRKWDEWLRKYAPPGAADYDFYQSLPALAQGNVAQQIFWYTAFTANMVAPKSEGNNTVDDDGTPQWRMAPSPHGPYWKEGMKLGYQDTGSWTLFKSTPVDRRKAAWLYAQFVVSKTVDTKKSHVGLTIIRDSTINHESFSERAPKLGGLVEFYRSPDRVAWTPTGINVPDYPKLAQLWWQQIGDVNSGAFTPQEAMDRLAGEMDQIMARMEAADKANNTYGGCGPRLNEAKDPSDWLGKPDGPAAKLDNEKPQGETISYDELTARWAAQ; encoded by the coding sequence ATGAAACGCGAAATGATGGCTGCCGTAGCAGCCACGGCCCTTCTCGCGCTGTCCGGCCCGGCCTTCGCCGGCATGGCGGAAGCGGAGAAGTGGATCGACAGCGAGTTCCAGCCTTCGGTGCTCTCCAAGGAGGAGCAGATGAAGGAGATGGAATGGTTCATCAAGGCCGCGGAGCCGTTCCAGGGCATGGAAATCAACGTGCTGTCGGAGACGATCCCGACGCACACCTATGAATCGGAAACCCTGACCAAGGCCTTCGAGGAGATCACCGGCATCAAGGTCAACCACCAGCTCCTCGGCGAGGGCGAAGTGGTCCAGGCGGTTCAAACGCAGATGCAGACGAACCGCAACCTCTATGACGCCTATATCAACGACTCCGACCTGATCGGCACGCATTCGCGTCTGCAGAGCGCGGTGAACCTGTCCGACTGGATGAACGGCGAGGCCCAGGACGTCACCAACCCGATGCTCGACATCGAGGACTTCATCGGCATCTCGTTCACCACCGGCCCGGACGGCAAGGTCTGGCAGCTGCCCGACCAGCAGTTCGCCAACCTGTACTGGTTCCGCAAGGACTGGTTCGACCGTCCCGACATCAAGGAGAAGTTCAAGGCCAAGTACGGCTACGACCTCGGCGTGCCGGTGAACTGGTCGGCCTACGAGGACATCGCCGAGTTCTTCACCAACGACATCAAGGAAATCGACGGCGTCCGCGTCTACGGCCACATGGACTACGGCAAGCGCGCGCCGGATCTCGGCTGGCGCATGACCGACGCCTGGCTGTCGATGGCCGGCTCCACCTCGCCGGGCCTGCCGAACGGCCGGCCGATCGACGAGTGGGGCATCCGCATGGAGGAAGGCTCGTGCAATCCGTCCGGCGCCTCGGTCGCGCGCGGCGGCGGCACCAACGCGCCCGGCTCGGTCTACGCGATCCGCAAATGGGACGAATGGCTGCGCAAGTACGCCCCGCCCGGCGCCGCCGACTACGACTTCTACCAGTCGCTGCCGGCGCTGGCCCAGGGCAACGTCGCCCAGCAGATCTTCTGGTACACCGCGTTCACGGCCAACATGGTCGCGCCCAAGAGCGAGGGCAACAACACCGTCGACGACGACGGCACTCCGCAGTGGCGGATGGCGCCCTCGCCGCACGGGCCCTACTGGAAGGAGGGCATGAAGCTCGGCTACCAGGACACCGGCTCGTGGACGCTGTTCAAGTCGACCCCGGTCGACCGGCGCAAGGCGGCCTGGCTCTATGCCCAGTTCGTGGTCTCCAAGACGGTCGATACCAAGAAGAGCCACGTCGGCCTGACCATCATCCGCGACTCCACGATCAACCACGAGTCGTTCTCGGAACGCGCGCCGAAGCTGGGCGGCCTGGTCGAGTTCTACCGCTCGCCGGACCGGGTGGCGTGGACGCCGACGGGCATCAACGTGCCGGATTATCCCAAGCTCGCACAGCTGTGGTGGCAGCAGATCGGCGACGTCAACTCGGGCGCGTTCACGCCGCAGGAGGCGATGGACCGGCTGGCCGGGGAGATGGACCAGATCATGGCCCGCATGGAAGCCGCCGACAAAGCCAACAACACCTATGGCGGCTGCGGACCGCGCTTGAACGAGGCCAAGGACCCGTCCGACTGGCTCGGCAAGCCGGACGGTCCCGCGGCGAAGCTCGACAACGAGAAGCCGCAGGGCGAGACCATCTCGTACGACGAGCTGACCGCGCGCTGGGCGGCCCAATAA
- a CDS encoding EAL domain-containing protein, with translation MEQTSISEADGYRLGAVLDSLFSFIGIFAVDGTFLEVNRRPLDLAGLRREDAIGKRIWDSFWLSHSPDQQDVLRAAFRRAAKGDTVRLDLTIRADADQIVAIDGTLVPLLDESGQVTAIIGSAADVSDRETILKQLEQEKDFAENLVEMAPVIVLVLDKDGKITHANPHFEQLTGYSIAEIHGKDWFTTFLPERERERVERVFRQALSGRPSRGNTNAILTRDGREIEVEWHDQAIRDETGRPVSLLAVGQDVSERLAAQAAMAASEARLKEAQRIAGLGNWELDLRTGALHWSEEIFRLFELDASVFTPSYEAFLDVVHEDDRALVDAAYNRSLTDRMPYEVIHRLRMPDGRIKYVHERGVTDFSDDGTPLRSAGTVLDITEQRLAENALKEAERRSADLVAELKTTVATMARRDRERVLLNQMLEMLMSCVRGEDALDVVHAFSKRIFRGRYGAISIHGDPGSGELRGVRWWGRDTLDVDMRAALADSSHAACPANEATAPSGFHERCRGCNPKNLVCVPLVCDGDTFGALVVEPSPGDRDDGPRSVGARNDGARNDEARNDRELAVAVAEALSLALSNVEMRRRLERESTKDPLTQVYNRRFFLDTVAEAMAQNAKDGTRFAVHVLDLDDFKAVNDRFGHPCGDTLIEMVAQRLTATIRSGDTVARLGGDEFAILERLGSGLRDDAASLAKRILRQVGQPFHLSGHQVRVGASIGIALAPEHGVDADVLLRSADLALYKVKSEGRRGFRFFESEMDEEVRSRRAFEADLMAALSRGELELHYQPIVAASTREPVSFEALVRWNHPGAGLLSPDRFIPIAEDTGLIVPIGRWILRKACSDAMSWPAHIKVAVNISPVQFRTGDIVDVVASALRETGLEPGRLELEITESVLLQKYDWDFSLLHRLRDLGVAVVLDDFGTGYSSLGYLKEFRFSKIKIDRSFVAEVSGAGDSGAIVCAVAGLARTMGIDTTAEGIETEEQLQLLRVAGCTQMQGYLFAKPRPVGALDFKTTGIRRRHRATA, from the coding sequence ATGGAACAGACATCGATATCGGAAGCCGATGGCTATCGGCTCGGCGCGGTTCTCGACAGCCTATTCTCGTTCATAGGCATCTTCGCCGTCGACGGGACGTTTCTCGAGGTGAACAGGCGACCGCTCGACCTCGCCGGCCTGCGCCGGGAGGATGCCATCGGCAAGCGGATCTGGGACAGCTTCTGGCTGTCGCACTCGCCGGACCAGCAAGACGTGCTACGCGCGGCGTTCAGGCGGGCCGCCAAAGGCGACACGGTCCGCCTGGACCTAACGATCAGGGCCGACGCGGACCAGATCGTCGCGATCGACGGCACCCTGGTGCCGCTTCTGGACGAAAGCGGACAGGTGACCGCGATCATCGGATCGGCGGCGGACGTGTCGGACCGGGAGACAATTCTCAAGCAGCTCGAACAGGAAAAGGACTTCGCGGAAAACCTGGTCGAAATGGCGCCCGTCATCGTGCTTGTCCTCGACAAGGACGGCAAAATCACCCACGCAAATCCCCATTTCGAGCAGTTGACGGGCTATTCGATCGCCGAGATACACGGCAAGGACTGGTTCACGACCTTCCTGCCGGAGCGCGAGCGGGAGCGCGTCGAGCGGGTGTTCCGACAGGCCCTGTCCGGCAGACCTTCCCGCGGCAACACCAACGCCATCCTGACGCGCGACGGCCGCGAGATCGAGGTCGAGTGGCACGACCAGGCCATCCGCGACGAGACCGGCCGGCCGGTCTCGCTGCTCGCCGTCGGCCAGGACGTCAGCGAGCGCCTCGCCGCGCAGGCGGCGATGGCCGCCAGCGAGGCGCGGCTGAAGGAGGCGCAGAGGATCGCCGGCCTGGGGAACTGGGAACTCGACCTGCGTACCGGTGCGCTGCACTGGTCCGAGGAAATCTTCCGGCTCTTCGAGCTCGACGCCTCGGTGTTCACCCCGTCGTACGAAGCGTTCCTCGACGTCGTCCATGAAGACGATCGCGCGCTGGTTGACGCGGCCTACAACCGATCGCTGACGGATCGCATGCCCTACGAGGTCATCCATCGGCTGCGAATGCCCGATGGTCGCATCAAGTACGTCCACGAGCGCGGCGTGACGGACTTTTCAGACGACGGGACGCCGCTCAGATCCGCGGGCACCGTGCTGGACATCACCGAGCAGCGGCTTGCTGAAAACGCCCTGAAGGAGGCCGAGCGGCGATCGGCCGACCTGGTCGCCGAGCTCAAGACGACGGTCGCGACGATGGCGCGCCGTGATCGCGAGCGGGTGCTGCTCAACCAGATGCTAGAGATGCTGATGTCGTGCGTTCGGGGCGAGGACGCCCTGGATGTCGTGCACGCGTTTTCGAAGCGGATCTTCAGGGGGCGCTACGGCGCCATCTCGATCCACGGCGATCCGGGAAGCGGAGAGCTGAGAGGCGTCCGCTGGTGGGGCAGGGACACGCTCGACGTCGACATGCGCGCGGCGCTGGCGGACTCGTCGCACGCCGCCTGTCCCGCGAACGAGGCCACCGCGCCGTCCGGATTCCACGAACGCTGCCGCGGCTGCAACCCGAAGAACCTCGTCTGTGTCCCGCTGGTCTGCGACGGTGACACGTTCGGGGCGCTGGTGGTCGAGCCGAGTCCGGGCGATCGGGACGACGGCCCCCGGAGCGTCGGGGCCAGGAACGACGGGGCCAGGAACGACGAGGCCAGAAACGACCGGGAGCTGGCGGTGGCGGTCGCCGAAGCCTTGTCGCTGGCGCTCTCGAACGTGGAGATGCGCCGCCGGCTGGAGCGGGAGTCGACCAAGGACCCGCTGACCCAGGTCTACAACCGGCGCTTCTTCCTGGATACCGTCGCCGAGGCGATGGCGCAGAACGCGAAGGACGGCACCCGGTTCGCGGTGCATGTCCTGGATCTCGATGATTTCAAGGCGGTCAACGACCGGTTCGGACATCCTTGTGGCGATACGCTGATCGAAATGGTCGCCCAGCGCCTGACGGCCACGATCCGCAGCGGCGACACGGTCGCCCGGCTCGGCGGCGACGAATTCGCCATCCTGGAGCGCCTGGGCAGCGGCCTTCGCGACGACGCCGCCAGCCTGGCCAAGCGGATCCTGCGTCAGGTCGGCCAGCCCTTCCACCTGTCCGGCCATCAGGTCCGTGTCGGGGCAAGCATCGGCATCGCGCTCGCGCCCGAGCATGGCGTCGACGCCGACGTGCTGCTGCGCAGCGCCGACCTGGCGCTCTACAAGGTGAAATCGGAAGGCCGGCGCGGATTCCGCTTCTTCGAGTCCGAGATGGACGAGGAGGTGCGTTCGCGCCGGGCGTTCGAGGCGGATCTCATGGCGGCGCTGTCGAGGGGCGAACTCGAACTGCACTACCAGCCGATCGTCGCCGCATCGACGCGCGAGCCGGTGAGCTTCGAGGCGCTGGTGCGCTGGAACCACCCCGGCGCAGGCCTGCTGTCTCCGGACCGCTTCATCCCCATCGCCGAGGACACGGGGCTGATCGTCCCGATCGGCCGGTGGATCCTGCGAAAGGCCTGCAGCGACGCGATGTCGTGGCCCGCGCACATCAAGGTGGCGGTGAACATCTCGCCGGTCCAGTTCCGCACCGGCGACATCGTCGATGTCGTCGCCTCGGCGCTGCGCGAGACCGGTCTGGAACCCGGACGGCTCGAGCTGGAGATCACCGAATCCGTCCTGCTGCAGAAATACGATTGGGATTTCAGCCTGCTGCACAGACTCCGCGATCTCGGCGTCGCCGTCGTCCTGGACGATTTCGGCACCGGCTACAGCTCGCTGGGCTACCTCAAGGAATTCCGCTTCTCCAAGATCAAGATCGACCGATCGTTCGTCGCCGAGGTCTCCGGAGCAGGCGACAGCGGCGCGATCGTCTGCGCCGTCGCGGGGCTCGCCAGGACCATGGGCATCGACACCACCGCAGAAGGCATCGAGACCGAGGAGCAGCTCCAGCTGCTGCGCGTGGCGGGATGCACGCAGATGCAGGGCTATCTGTTCGCGAAGCCGCGGCCCGTCGGCGCGCTCGATTTCAAAACCACCGGAATCCGCCGGCGCCACCGCGCCACCGCTTGA